GCCACCACGCGATCCCGCCGATGATCGTGGTGAGCGCCGATCTGACCGCCGGACAGCCGGAACGCGACTGGGAGGGCCTGGACCTGCCCGGCGGGCCGAAGCTGGAGACGTTCCTGACCGGACCGGTGGTGTCCGCCGTGGACGGCCGCTACCGGACGGTGCGCGACCGTGCCGCCCGCGCGCTGGGCGGGATGTCCGGCGGCGCGTTCGCCGCGCTGAACATCGGGCTGCACCACACCGGCGAGTTCAGCGTGCTGCTGCTCACCCTGCCCTACGACGCGCCCGGGGACGTCCGGACGGAGTTCCACGGCGACGCCGCCGCGATCGAGCGCAACACCCCGCGCGACTACCTGCGCGGCATGGTGTTCCCCGATCCGGTCGCGGTGTTCGTCGCGGCCGGGTCGCACGACGGCGGGGACGTGGCCCGGGCGCGGGAACTGGCCGGGAAGCTGACCGCCGACGGGCAGCGCGCGATGGTGCACGTCGAACCGGGTCTCCCGCACACCTGGCGGACCGCGCGCGCCACCCTGCCCTACCTGCTGGTGTTCGCCGGCAACACCTTCCCGGCGGTGGGGTGAGCCGGGGTGAGTCAGCCGGCCAGGCGGGCCGCGAGCCAGGGCAGCGCGTCGGCGAACGCCTGCCGCCACAGGAAGAAGTCGTGCCCGCCGCCGGGCACCACGACCAGGCGGGTGGTGATGCCCGCGGCGGCGGCCCTCGGTTCGAGCTGCTGCGCGGCGGCGAGCGGCTCGCCGTCGGCGTCGCCGACCTCGAACCACCCGCCGAGCCCGGGATAGCGGTGGTGGGTCAGCAGCCAGGCCGGCTCGTGCGCGTCGAACTCGGCGGCCGAACCGGAGAACAGCGCCGGGATGGTGTCGCCGACCTCGTTGCCGTCACCCGTGCGCGGCCCGGCCAGCCCGCTGAAGTCGGCGAAGGTGCCGAAGATCCGGGGATGGCGCAGCGCGAGCGTGAGCGCGCAGGAACCGCCCTCGGACAATCCGGCCACCGCCCAGTGCCGCCCGGCCGGGCGGGTGAAGAACCGGCTGGTGACGAACGAGGTCACGTCCTGCGTCAGGTAGGTCTCGGCCTGCCCGGCCGGGCCGTCGACGCATTCGCTGTCGGCGTCGAAGGCCCCGTTGATGTCGGGCATCACCACGATCGGGGCGGTGCCGCCGTGAGCGGCGGCCCAGGCATCCAGGGTGGCGGTGGCGCCACCGCCGTCGGTCCAGTCGCCGGGTGCGCCCGGAGTGCCGTGCAGGAGCACCACGACCGGCAGGTTCGGCCGGGGCCGGGCGAACCACGCGGGCGGGAGGTAGACCTGGGCCGGCCGGGCCGCGAAGTGCGCGGCGCGCGCGGGGATGGTGAGGGTGACGAGCTGCCCGGACCCGGGCACGCCGGCGCGATCGAGCTGCTGGAGGGACGCGGCGTCGCGGCCGGGCAGCCCGATCGCCTGCCCGACGGTGAGGTAGTAGCCGTAGGACGCGTTGACCGCGGCGAGCACGTTCGCCGCGGCCAGCACCACCGCCACGGCGGTGAGCGCGACCCGCGCCCACCGCCGTCGCAGCCGCCAGACGAGCACCCCGGCGGCGACCAGCGCGGCCAGCAGCACGACCCGCACCGGCCACCAGCCGGTCAGCGACATCTCGGCAAGGGTGGTCACACGGCGTCAATGTAGTGGGCGCGGGCGCGACCGGCCCGGTGGCGGGCGTTTTCCCGCTCAGCGTCCTCTCAGGGCACCATCCACCCGAGCACCGGGGTCGACTGGAGGTACACCAGCACGCACATCACCGCGACGAACACCAGGCTCCACACCAGCACCCGCCGGAACAGGTCGCCCTCCCGGCCGGCCATCCCGACCGCCGCCGCGGCGATCGCGAGGTTCTGCGGGCTGATCATCTTGCCGAGCACGCCACCGGAGGAGTTGGCCGCGGCCAGCAGCGTGGCCGACAGCCCCGCCTTCTGCGCGGCCACCACCTGCAGCGCGCCGAACAGCGAGTTCGACGAGGTGTCCGAACCGGTCACGGCCACGCCCAGCCAGCCGAGGATCGGCGAGATCAGCGCGAAGATCCCGCCCGCGCCGGCCATCCAGGTGCCCAGCGTCGCGGTCTGGCCGCTGGCGTTCATGACGTAGGCCAGGGCGAGCACGGCCATCACCGTGACGATCGCGGTGGCGAGCTGCCGGTAGGTGGCGAGGTACGCGCGCAGGGCGCGGGCCGGCCGGATACCGATGACCGGGATGGTCAGCAGGCCGGCGATGATCAGCAGGGTGCCCGCCGCGTCCAGCCAGTCGAACTTGAACTGCGACAGGGTGGACGCCTTGCCGCTGGACGACTGGATGTGCAGCCCGGGCCAGTTGAACGTCTTCGTGACGCTGGTGAGGGCGTCCTTGATCACCGGCACCTGCGCCAGCGCGAACACCGCGATGATGATCAGGTACGGCGCGTAGGCGCGGAACACCTCGACCCCGCGGTCGCGTTCCGCGCCGCGGCCGGATTCCGCGGCCATCCCGCCGTTCCCGCCGGTTCCGCCGGTTTCGCCGGTTCCGCCGTTCCCGCCGCCGGCGGGTGGCCGCGGCGGCCGGGCCATCGTGGCGGTGGACCCGCCACCGGTGCGCTCGGTACCGCCGGCCGCGGCGGCTGCCGCGCCCGCGGTCGTGCGCACGCCGACGCCCTCCACATAGGACTCGGCCGGGCGCCACACGCGCAGGAACACCACGACCGCGCCGGCGGACAGCAGCGACGCGACGATGTCGGTCAGCGGTGCGCCGACGTAGTTGGAGACCGCGAACTGGGCCAGCGCGAACACGATGCCGCACACCATCGCGGCCGGCCAGGTCTGCCGCATCCCGCGCTTGCCGTCGATGATGAACACCAGCGCGAGCGGCACGAACACGCCGAGCACCGGCGTCTGCCGGCCGACCATCGACGACAGCGCGTGCAGCGGCAGCCCGCTGACGGTCGCGAGCGTGGTGATCGGCACGGCCAGCGCGCCGAACGCCACCGGTGCGGTGTTGGCGACCAGGGCGACCGTGGCGGCCTTGAGCGGCCGGAAACCCAGCGCGATCAGCATGACGCTGGTGATCGCGACCGGCGTGCCGAACCCGGCCAGCGCCTCCAGCAACGCGCCGAAGGAGAACGCGATGATCACACCCTGGATCCGCTGGTCGTCGCTGACCCGCGCGAACGAGCGCCGCAGCACGTCGAAGTGCCCGGTCGCGACGGTCATGTTGTAGATCCAGATCGCGTTGATCACGATCCACAGGATCGGGAAGAACCCGAACGCCGCGCCCTCGGACGCGGACAGGAACGCGGGCCCGGCCGGCATCGGGTACACCACGATGGCGACGACCAGGGAGACCGCGAGCGAGATCAGCGCGGCCAGCCACGCGGTCATGCGCAGGATGCCGAGCAGGACGAACAGTGTGAGCAGCGGAATCGCCGCGACGAGCGAGGACCACGCGAGCGACCCGGCGACCGGGTCGAGAACCTGCCGGTACATCGATCACCTCACGGAAGCGGAGCGTCCGGGCGCGATCGCGCCCACCCGACCTCCTCGGCCGGGAGTCCCCGGATCGAGGCGTCGAGCACCTCGATCGTGTGGGCGAGCCGCATCGGCTCGCCGAGTGCGTCGAGCGCGGCAGCCACCTGCATCAGGCACCCCGGGTTGGCGGTGACCAGCAGCGGCGCGCCCGTGGTGAGCACGTTGCGCGCCTTGCGCTCGCCGAGTTCACCCCCGGCGCGGGGGTTGAGGATGTTGTAGATCCCGGCCGAGCCGCAGCAGATCTCGGCTTCCGGGATTTCACGCAGGATCAGGTCCGGGATCTCGCGCAGCAGCCGGCGCGGTTGCGCGCGGATCCCCTGCGCGTGCGCGAGGTGGCAGGCGTCGTGGTAGGCGACGGTGACCGGGAGCGGGTGCCGGGGCGCCACCGTGCCCTGCTCGGCGAGCAGTTCGGACACGTCCCGCACGCGGCCGGCGAACTCGCGTGCCCGGTCCGCGTAAGCCGGGTCGTCGGCGAGCAGGTCGCCGTACTCCTTCATCGCCGAGCCGCACCCGGCCGCGTTCACCGCGATCCAGTCCGCACCGGCCTCGTCGAAGGCGTCGATCAGCTTGCGCGCGAACGACTGCGCCTCGTCCTCGCGTCCGTTGTGGACACTGAGCGCACCGCAGCAGCCCTGGACGCGCGGGGCCACGACGTCGAAGCCCTCCGCCGCGAGCACGCGGGCGGTGGCCGCGTTCACGCCGGGGAAGAACTCGCGCTGCACGCACCCGAGCAGCATGCCGATGGTGCCCCGCCGGGTACCGCGCGCCGGCATCCGTTCCGGCACGCTCTCGAACGGCCCCAGCGGCGGGGCGAGCGACTCCAGCGCGGCCAGCCGGGGGAACGCGCGGCCCAGCACGCGGCGCACCACGCCACCCACGCCACTGGCCTGGTAGGCCCGCAGCGGTCCGCGCAGGGCGTGCAGCCGCCGCGGGTACGGGAAGACGCTGAAGATCGCGTTGCGCAGCAGGCGTTCCCGCGGCGGACGCGGGTGGCGCCGCTCGACCTGGGCGCGGGTCGCCTCGATCAGCTTGTCGTACTGCACGCCCGAGGGGCAGGCGGTCACGCAGGCCATGCACCCGAGGCAGGCGTCGAAGTGCTGCACCATCTCCGGCGTCATCGGCTCGCCCTCGACACCCAGGCCCATCAGGTAGATCCGGCCGCGCGGCGAGTCCATCTCCTCGCCCCACAGCTGGTAGGTGGGGCAGGTGGGCAGGCAGAACCCGCAGTGCACGCAGTCGTCGAGGAGGTCGGCCGAGGGCGGGTGGTGCTCGTCGAACGCGGGGCCGGTCATCTCAGATCCCTCCTGCGAAACGCCCCGGTGCCATCCGGTGGTCCGGGTCGAACTGGTCCTTGACGCGGCGCATCAGGCTGAGCCCGCGGACCGGTCCCCACACGTCGAGCCCGGCCTTGACCGCCGGGGGCGCGTCGAGCACGACGACGTCCCCGCCCCAGGCCGGCGACGCCTCCCGCAGCCGCGTGACGAACGCGGGCACCGCGCCGGGATCGGCGGGCAGCCCGGCGTGCAGCACGCCGACCCCGGGCGAGCCGCGCACCGCCGCCGTGAGACCGCACCGGCGGCCCGCGTCGTCGAGGGCGTCGAGCAGCCGGGGCAGCGCGGCGATCTCGTGGGTGAGCCGCAGGGCCACGCCGCCCCGCTCCCACGGGGCGTGGCCCCACCAGCCCGGCGGGACGTCGGTGACTTCAGCATCACCGGCGTCACCGAGCAGGCCGAGCAGCGTGCGCACCCGGTCGTCGACGCCCTGCGGGATTCCTTCGACGAGCACCGCCAGTGCCGCGGAGCCGTCGCCCGCGCGGTCGAGTTCCAGCGCGTTCGCCATGACCGACGAATGCACCACGCGCTGGACCTTGTCGTGCGCGTCGGCCGCCGAGGTGACCGGCGCGACGACCCAGCGGGCGGCCGGCGGCAGCGGGTGCAGGCGGAACACGGCCTCGGTGACCAACCCGAGCGTCCCCCACGCGCCGGTGAGCACCTTGCCCAGGTCGTAGCCGGCGACGTTCTTGACGACCTTGCCACCGGCCTTGGCGACCGTCCCGTCGGCGCGCACCATCGTGACGCCGATGAGCAGGTCGCGCACCGCGCCGTGGGACAGCCGCAGCGGACCGGTCGCCGCGGTCGCGACGACCCCGCCGACGGTGCCCGGCCCGGCACCGGGCGGCCGCACCGGCGAGATGGCCAGCCGCTGCCGGGCCGCGGCGAGGTGCTCCTGCAGGGCGTCCAGCCGCACCCCGGCCTGCACGTGCACCACGAGGTCGCCGGCGCGGTGCTCGATCACCCGGTCCATCCGGCCGGTGTCCAGGACGACGTCCACGCGCTCCGGCGGGTGCCCCCAGCTCAGTTTCGTGCCGGTGCCGCGCGGCACGACGGCGAGGCCGCGGGCGGCGGCGACCCGCAGGACGGCGGCCGCTTCGTCCGTTGTGGACGGTTCGGCGACCACGCGGGCGGGCACGCCGTCGACGCGGTCGTCCTCCCCGGCCGGCCGGGCGGCGGCCGTGGCGGACAGTTCGCCGAGCACCTCCTCGCCGGCCGCGCGCATCAGAACACCTCGGCGATTCCGGCGTCCTGCAACGGATGCGCACCCTTGTGCCGTCCGGGCACCTCCCCGCACAACCGCGGGGTCGGGAAGACCTTGCCGGGGTTGGCCAGTCCGCCCGGGTCGAACGCGCACCGCAGCAGCTGCATGGTGTCCAGATCGGCGTCGCTGAACATGCGCGGCATGTACTTCGCCTTGTCCGAGCCCACGCCGTGCTCACCGGTGATCGAGCCGCCGTGCTGGATGCACAGGTCGAGGATCGCGCCGGAGACCTCCTCGGCGCGCTCGGCCTCGCCGGGCACCGCGTCGTCGAAGAGCACCAGCGGGTGCAGGTTGCCGTCCCCGGCGTGGAAGACGTTGGCCACCCGGATGCCGGTTTCCCGGGACAGCTCGGCGATGCGGTGCAGCACCTCGGCCAGCACGGTCCGCGGGATGACGCCGTCCTGCACGATGTAGTCCGGGCTGATCCGGCCGACCGCGGCGAACGCGGACTTGCGCCCCCGCCAGAAGCTCGCGCGCTCCGCGTCGTCGGCGGCGATGCGGATCTCGAACGCCCCGTGCGCGCGGCAGTGCCGCTCGACCTCGGCGAACTGCGCCTCCACCTCGGCCGCGGGCCCGTCCAGCTCCACGATCAGCACCGCGCCCGCCCCGTCGGGATAACCGCAGCGGACCGCCGCCTCGGCGGCCTCGATCGCCAGGGCGTCCATCATCTCCATCGCCGCGGGCACCACGCCGGCACCGATGATCGCCGAGGTCGCGGCCCCGGCGTCGTCGACACCTGCGAATCCGGCCAGCAGGGTGCGCACGGCCTCGGGCTCGCGGACCAGCCGCACGGTGACCTCGGTGACCACGCCGAGCGTGCCCTCCGAGCCGACGATCGCGCCGAGCAGGTCGTACCCGGTCGCGTCCGGTGCCTTCCCGCCGAGGCGCACGACCTCGCCGTCCGGGGCGACGAACTGCACGCCGGTGACGTGGTTGGTGGTGAACCCGTATTTGAGGCAGTGCGCGCCGCCGGAGTTCTCGGCGACGTTGCCGCCGATGGAACAGATCAGCTGGCTCGAGGGATCGGGCGCGTAGTAGTAGCCGTCGGCGCCGGCCGCCTTGGTGATGTCGAGGTTGATCACGCCGGGCTCGACGACGGCGCGCTGATTCGCCGCGTCGATCTCGATGATGCGGCGCAGCCGGGAGGTGACGATCAGGACGCCGTCGGCGCGCGGCAGGGCGCCACCGGAGAGCCCGGTGCCGGAACCACGCGCGACGAAGGGCACGCCGGCTTCCGCGCAGGCCCGCACGGCCGCCACCACCCCGGTGACGTCGGCGGGCAGCACCACCAGGGCCGGGGTGACCCGGTACTGGGCGAGCCCGTCGCATTCGTAGGTGCGCAGCCGCTGGTGGTCGTCGATCACGGCGTCCGGACCGAGGGCCGCGCGCAGCCGCTCTGCCAGCCCCGTCAGGGCCGGTGCCTCGTCGATGGTCATGGCGCCCCTCCGTGCCTGCCTGCTACGGGTTCCGGACGGCCGGTCGACTCGTGTGGACGTCGCTGTCCTTGGGAAAACCGTAGAATCCGGCTCACGTGCCGTCAAACCCCGTGTAACAGCTGCTACATTCGTGCGTGTGACAGATGCGAAACCGGTTCGCTGGCTGGTGCTGCTGGTGCGCGTGCCGGCGTCGCCGTCGCGGCACCGGGTGGCGGTCTGGCGGGAGCTGCGGCGGGTCGGCGCGCTGTCGCTGGGCCAGGCCACCTGGGCGGTGCCCGACGTGCCGGGGTTCGCCGCCGGGGTGTCGCGCGTCCTGGAGCTCGCGCGGCGCGGCGGCGGTGAGGTGGTCGTGCTGGAGGCCGCGGGCCGCGCCGAGGCGGACGGGGCGCGGTTGGCGGCGCTGTTCACCGCCGACCGCGAGGAGGAGTGGGCGGAGTTCCTGGCCGACTGCGGCAAGTTCGAGGCCGAGATCGACAAGGAGATCAGCCGGCGCAAGTTCACGATGGCCGAGCTCGAGGAGGAGGAGCAGAGCCTGGAGCGGTTGCGGCGGTGGCACCGCGACCTCACGGCCCGTGACGTGTTCGGGGCGCCCCGGGCGGCCGAGGCCGGTAGGCGGCTGGAGCGCTGCGCGGCCCGGATGGCGGACTACACGAACCGGGTCTTCGAGGCCCTGCACCAGATGTGAGGCGATCGTGAACACCCAGCTCTTCCTGCGGATCAACGACTTCGCCCGCGCGACACCGTGGTTGCACGGCGTCGTCAGCGCCTACGCCGCCTACGGGGTCGCGCTGTTCGCGGTGCTGATGCTGGCCGGCTGGTGGATCGCCCGGCGGCAGGCGTCGGTGGCGAAGATGGCCGCGGCGATCTGGACCCCGCTGGCGATGCTCGTCGCGCTCGGCGTGAACCAGCCGGTGGCCGACCTGGTGGGCGAGCCCCGGCCGTACGCGAGGCTGCCGGGCATCCTGGTGCTGGCGCAGCGCAGCACGGATCCGGCGTTGCCGAGCGACCACGCGGTCATGGCGGGCGCGGTGACCGCCGGGCTGTTCCTGGTCCACCGCGGTCTGGGCGCGATCGCCGCGGTGGCGGCGGCGGTGATGGTGTTCGCACGGGTGTACATCGGGGCGCACTACCCCGGTGACGTGCTCGCCGGACTGGTGCTGGGCGCCGTGGTGACCCTGCTGGGTTTCCTCGCGGTGCGGCGGCTGCTGGAGTGGCTGCTGCACCTCGCCGAACGCTCACCGCTGCGCCCCTTGCTGACGACTGCCCGCCCGGCAGCGCCGCGATGAGCGGCACCACCCCGGACCCGCACCCGGCGGCCATCTGATGACCGAACCCGTCACCCGCCATCGCGGTGCGCTACGGCCCCTGTACGCGGCCGGCTTCGTCACCGCCTTCGGGGCGCACAGCATCGCCGCCGGGCTCGGTGCCTACACCCACGGTCAGCACGCGTCGCTGCTCACGCTCGGGCTCCTGCTCGCGGTCTACGACGGGGCCGAGGTCGTGCTCAAACCCGTCTTCGGGTCGCTGGCCGACCGCGTCGGGCCGCGGCCGGTGCTGCTGGGCGGGCTGCTGGCGTTCGCGGTCGCGTCCGCGGCGTTCGCGGTGGCCGGCAATCCCGCGCTGGTCGGGCTGGCGCGCCTCGGTCAGGGCGCAGCCGCCGCGGCCTTCTCCCCCGCCGCCGGGGCGCTGGTCGCCCGGCTGTCCCCGGCGAAGCGGCAGGGCCGCGCGTTCGGCGGGTACGGCGCCTGGAAGGGCCTCGGCTACACGCTCGGGCCGGTCCTCGGCGGCGCGCTGATCACGCTGGGCGGGTTCCCGCTGCTGTTCGCCGTCCTCGCCGGGCTCGCGGTGGCGGCCGCGGTGTGGGCGGCCGTGGCGGTGCCCGCGGTGGCGCCGTTGCCCCGGGCGCGCGAGACGGTCGCCGGCCTGGTGCGGCGGCTGGGCCAGGGCGGTTTCCTCCGTCCGACCGCGGCACTCGCGGCCACGACCGGCGCACTGGCCGTCGGCGTCGGTTTCCTCCCGGTGAGCGGGGCGGCGGCCGGGCTCGGGCCGCTGGCGACCGGGGCGGCCGTATCGGTGCTCGCGGTGTGCTCGTCGCTGGTGCAGCCGTGGGCCGGGCGGGCCCGCGACGCCGGGCAGCTCCACGACGGCACCGGCATGGCCCTAGGGCTCGCCGCGGCCGCGGCCGGGCTGGCCGTCGCCGCGCTGGTGCCCGGGGCCGGCGGCGTGCTGGCCGCGGCGGTCGTCGTCGGCGCCGGGGTCGGTCTGGCCACCCCGCTCGGCTTCGCCCACCTGGCCGCGACGACGCCACCCGAACGCCTCGGCCAGACCATGGGTGCCGCCGAAGTCGGCCGCGAACTCGGCGACGCGGGCGCACCGCTGCTGGTCGGCGCGGTCGCCGTGGCGGCGTCGCTGGACGCGGGACTGCTCACCCTGGGGGCGCTGCTGGCGCTCACCGCCATCACGCTCGTCCTGGAGGGCCGCTCATGAAACGCACGGTCATCGCCGCGGTCGCGCTGCTCCTGGCGGCCTGCACGGCGCCGACGGTCGCACCGCCCCCGGCGCCCGCTCCGGCTCCGGCACCCGCGCCCGGGGCCGAGCAGGGCACACCGGGCTGGGAGATCACGCATCCCGGGCGGGAGCACGCCATCGAGGGTTACGCCGACCGCACGAGCGCACTGCCCGGCGACACCGTGCGGTTGTTCGTGAGCACCACCGCCGCCCGGTTCACGGTGACCGCGTTCCGCATGGGCGCCTACCCCGGTTCGGCGGCGCGGCAGACCTGGCAGTCCGGGCCGGTGCCGGGCCGGGTGCAGGCCGCCGCGGTGGTGCAGCCGCCGACGAGCACCGTGGTGGCGCCGTGGCAGCCGTCGCTGGAGGTGCCGACCGCGGGCTGGGCGCCGGGCGACTACCTGTTGCGGCTGGACGGCGACAACCAGGCCCAGCAGTACGTGCCGCTGACCGTGCGGACCCCGTCCAACGCGGGCCGCATCGTGCTGGTCAACGCCGTCACCACCTGGCAGGCGTACAACCGCTGGGGCGGCTACAGCCTCTACGACTCGCCGAGCGGCAGGAAGGCGGAGCGGTCCCGGGCCGTCTCGTTCGACCGCCCCTACCAGGCGCGCGACATGCAGGGCGCCGGCGACTTCCGGTACTTCGAGCTGCCCATGGTGCGCTTCGCGGAGGGCCTGGGCCTGCCGCTGGGGTATGCGACCGATGTGGACCTGCACGCCGATCCGCACCTGCTGGACGGCGCCCGCGCCGTGGTCACCCTGGGCCACGACGAGTACTGGTCGAGCGCGATGCGCGCGAACGTCACCGCGGCCCGGGACCGGGGGGTGAACCTGGCGTTCCTCGGCGGCAACGAGATCTACCGGCACATCCGGTTCGCCCCAACCGCCACCGGCGCGGACCGGCTGGAGATCGACTACAAGTCGTTCACCGAGGACCCGGCGCACCTGACCGACCCGATGGAGGCGACACCGGAGTGGCGCTCGCCGCCGTTCCCCCGGCCGGAAAGCGTGCTGCTGGGCAACTACTACCAGTGCAACCCGGTGCACGCCGACCTCGTCACCGCGAACGAGCAGAACTGGCTGCTCAGCGGCATCGTCCACAACGGACAGCACCTGCGCGGCCTGGTGGGCAACGAGTACGAGCGGGTGGACCTCTCGGTGCCGACACCGCGGCCGATCGAGGTGCTGTTCCACTCACCCTTGACGTGCGGCGGGAAACCGGACTTCGCGGACGCCACCTACTACACGACCGCCTCCGGGGCGGCCGTGTTCTCCGCGGGCACGCAGTACTGGATCTGCGGACTCGACCCCGGCTGCCCCGAGTCCGGTGCCGACCCGGCCGTGCACACGGCCGTCACCGCCATCACGACCCGGCTGCTGCGGGCCTTCGCCGACGGTCCCACCGGCACCACCCACCCCGCCACCGACAACCTCGCCGCGCTCGGGGTGCACTGACCGAACAGGACTCCCGGCCCGGCCGGTTTTCCCGCCTGCCGGCCAGTTCCGGCACCACTTCGCGAACGGATTACGCCGGTCACGGTGGTGGCGGGTTTCCGCCAGCCTTACGCCGTTCCCACCCCTAGCGTCGGTGCCGTGCAAACCACTCTTTCGCCTGCCCCGCAGGTGCTGCGCGCGCCGGTCGTGGGGTTCCTGACGCTCGCCGCCGCCCTCGGCACGGCCACCCTCTACGCGCTGCAACCCTCGATCGCGGAGGTGGCGGGGGCGCTGCGGGTCCCGGCGGCTCTGGTCGGCTCGGTGCTCGCGTGCGGACCGGTCGGGTATCTCGCCGGTCTCGCGGTGCTGGTCCCGCTCGTGGACCGGTTCCCGCCGCGCACCGTGGTGGCCGCGCAGTTCGCCGCGCTCGCCGTCGCCCTGGCCCTGGCGGCGGCCGCCGGTTCCGCCGTGGTGCTCGGAGTGGTGCTCGCCGCGATCGGCGCCGGCTCCGCGGTGGGCGCGCAGCTGAGCTCGGTGGCAGGCCGGTTCGCCGATCCCCGGCGCCGGGCCACCGTCCTCGGGGTGGTGACCTCGGGTATCTCCGCGGGAATCCTCGCCGGGCGGATCGGTGGCGGCTGGCTGACCGGGCTGATCGGCTGGCGCGCCATGCTTCTGGTCTTCGCGATCGCGTGCGCCGCCATCGCGATCGCCGCCCGGTTGGCGCTGCCCGCCGCGGTGGGCAGCGCCGGAACCGGTTACCTGGCCACGCTGCGCGGGTTGCCGCGGCTCTACGTCCGTTTCCCGCTGCTGCGGCTCGCCGCCACCCGCGGCGCCCTCTGGTTCTTCGCGTTCTGCGCCGTGTGGGCGGGCATCGCGGTCGCGTTGTCCCAGCCGCCGTTCTCGTATTCACCGGAGCGGATCGGCGCGTATGCGGCGGCCGGGTTGCTCGGCATCGCCGGCACCCGGGTCGCCGGCCCCTGGACCGACCGGGCGGGGGCGCGACGGGTGATCCTCGCCGGACTCGCCCTCGCCGCCGCGTCGGCGGTGGCGCTCGCCGTGTGCCTGGCGAACACGGCCCTCACCCTGGTGTGCCTCGGCCTGTTCGACGCCGGGCTGTTCGCGGCCCAGGTGGCCAACCAGAGCACCGTGCTCGCGCTCGACCCGGCGGCGCCCGCCCGGTTCAACAGCGCCTACATGGTCGTCTACTTCGTCGGCGGCAGCCTCGGCACCGCAGCTGGTGCGGCCGCCGTGGGCTGGTTCGGCTGGCCCGCCACCGCGGCCGTCGGCGCGGTGGCGATCCTCGTCGCCGCGGCGATCACCGCGGCCCGCCGGTCCGCGGGTGTCACCCCTCGGTGACCGTGCCGTCGGCAACCGCCAGCCGGCGGGTGAGGCGCACCGCGTCGAGCATGCGGCGGTCGTGGGTCACCAGCAGCAGCGTGCCCGGGAAACCGTCCACAGCGGACTCGAGCTGTTCGATCGCGGGCAGGTCCAGGTGGTTGGTCGGTTCGTCGAGCACCAGCAGGTTGACCCCGCGCGCCTGCAACAGCGCCAGCGCCGCGCGGGTGCGTTCGCCGGGCGACAGGGTCGCGGCCGGGCGCAGCACGTGCGCGGCCGCGAGCCCGAACTTGGCCAGCAGGGTGCGGACGTCGGCGTCGGCGAACTCCGGGACCTCCCGCGCGAACGCCTCGGCCAGCGGGAGGTCGCCGAGGAACAACCGCCGCGCCTGGTCGACCTCGCCGACCCGCACCCCGGGGCCGAGCGCGGCGGTGCCCTCGTCCAGCGGGACCCGGCCGAGCAGCGCGGCCAGCAGGGTCGACTTGCCGGCGCCGTTGGCCCCGGTGATCGCGACCCGGTCCGCCCAGTCGATCTGCAGATCCACCGGCCCGAGCGTGAACCGGCCGCGGCGGACCACCGCCGACCGCAGCGTCGCCACCACGGTGCCGGCCCGCGGGGCCGCGGCGATCTCCATCCGCAGCTCCCACTCCTTGCGCGGCTCCTCCACGACCTCCAGGCGTTCGATCATCCGGTCGGTCTGGCGGGCCTTCGCGGCCTGCTTCTCGGTGGACTCGGCGCGGAACTTGCGGCCGCTCTTGTCGTTGTCCCCGGCCTTGCGGCGCGCGTTGCGGACGCCCTTCTCCATCCAGGCGCGCTGCGTCCGCGCCCGCGTTTCCAGCGCCGCACGGGTCGCCGCGTACTCCTCGTAGTCCGCGCGGGCGTGCCGCCGGGCCACCGCGCGCTCCTCCAGGTAGGCGGT
The sequence above is a segment of the Amycolatopsis viridis genome. Coding sequences within it:
- a CDS encoding alpha/beta hydrolase, coding for MNGFAADVTVPADVARYCRATGPFESPLIWLGFGAAAVVLLVVALRWLHRRRIRRRARVAAALCLLVAALTGVNSYVGYVRDRHDFAMLLERADGPAAALGRLVDDGGDPDVGRGDRRTPADADTPRLDSFELAGPADGIPTGRIYVLLPPGYAHSTRSYPVVYLLHGYPFGSSQDWLTAGDAPGALNLLYRHHAIPPMIVVSADLTAGQPERDWEGLDLPGGPKLETFLTGPVVSAVDGRYRTVRDRAARALGGMSGGAFAALNIGLHHTGEFSVLLLTLPYDAPGDVRTEFHGDAAAIERNTPRDYLRGMVFPDPVAVFVAAGSHDGGDVARARELAGKLTADGQRAMVHVEPGLPHTWRTARATLPYLLVFAGNTFPAVG
- a CDS encoding alpha/beta hydrolase, encoding MTTLAEMSLTGWWPVRVVLLAALVAAGVLVWRLRRRWARVALTAVAVVLAAANVLAAVNASYGYYLTVGQAIGLPGRDAASLQQLDRAGVPGSGQLVTLTIPARAAHFAARPAQVYLPPAWFARPRPNLPVVVLLHGTPGAPGDWTDGGGATATLDAWAAAHGGTAPIVVMPDINGAFDADSECVDGPAGQAETYLTQDVTSFVTSRFFTRPAGRHWAVAGLSEGGSCALTLALRHPRIFGTFADFSGLAGPRTGDGNEVGDTIPALFSGSAAEFDAHEPAWLLTHHRYPGLGGWFEVGDADGEPLAAAQQLEPRAAAAGITTRLVVVPGGGHDFFLWRQAFADALPWLAARLAG
- a CDS encoding L-lactate permease, translating into MYRQVLDPVAGSLAWSSLVAAIPLLTLFVLLGILRMTAWLAALISLAVSLVVAIVVYPMPAGPAFLSASEGAAFGFFPILWIVINAIWIYNMTVATGHFDVLRRSFARVSDDQRIQGVIIAFSFGALLEALAGFGTPVAITSVMLIALGFRPLKAATVALVANTAPVAFGALAVPITTLATVSGLPLHALSSMVGRQTPVLGVFVPLALVFIIDGKRGMRQTWPAAMVCGIVFALAQFAVSNYVGAPLTDIVASLLSAGAVVVFLRVWRPAESYVEGVGVRTTAGAAAAAAGGTERTGGGSTATMARPPRPPAGGGNGGTGETGGTGGNGGMAAESGRGAERDRGVEVFRAYAPYLIIIAVFALAQVPVIKDALTSVTKTFNWPGLHIQSSSGKASTLSQFKFDWLDAAGTLLIIAGLLTIPVIGIRPARALRAYLATYRQLATAIVTVMAVLALAYVMNASGQTATLGTWMAGAGGIFALISPILGWLGVAVTGSDTSSNSLFGALQVVAAQKAGLSATLLAAANSSGGVLGKMISPQNLAIAAAAVGMAGREGDLFRRVLVWSLVFVAVMCVLVYLQSTPVLGWMVP
- a CDS encoding (Fe-S)-binding protein, yielding MTGPAFDEHHPPSADLLDDCVHCGFCLPTCPTYQLWGEEMDSPRGRIYLMGLGVEGEPMTPEMVQHFDACLGCMACVTACPSGVQYDKLIEATRAQVERRHPRPPRERLLRNAIFSVFPYPRRLHALRGPLRAYQASGVGGVVRRVLGRAFPRLAALESLAPPLGPFESVPERMPARGTRRGTIGMLLGCVQREFFPGVNAATARVLAAEGFDVVAPRVQGCCGALSVHNGREDEAQSFARKLIDAFDEAGADWIAVNAAGCGSAMKEYGDLLADDPAYADRAREFAGRVRDVSELLAEQGTVAPRHPLPVTVAYHDACHLAHAQGIRAQPRRLLREIPDLILREIPEAEICCGSAGIYNILNPRAGGELGERKARNVLTTGAPLLVTANPGCLMQVAAALDALGEPMRLAHTIEVLDASIRGLPAEEVGWARSRPDAPLP
- a CDS encoding FAD-binding oxidoreductase; the encoded protein is MRAAGEEVLGELSATAAARPAGEDDRVDGVPARVVAEPSTTDEAAAVLRVAAARGLAVVPRGTGTKLSWGHPPERVDVVLDTGRMDRVIEHRAGDLVVHVQAGVRLDALQEHLAAARQRLAISPVRPPGAGPGTVGGVVATAATGPLRLSHGAVRDLLIGVTMVRADGTVAKAGGKVVKNVAGYDLGKVLTGAWGTLGLVTEAVFRLHPLPPAARWVVAPVTSAADAHDKVQRVVHSSVMANALELDRAGDGSAALAVLVEGIPQGVDDRVRTLLGLLGDAGDAEVTDVPPGWWGHAPWERGGVALRLTHEIAALPRLLDALDDAGRRCGLTAAVRGSPGVGVLHAGLPADPGAVPAFVTRLREASPAWGGDVVVLDAPPAVKAGLDVWGPVRGLSLMRRVKDQFDPDHRMAPGRFAGGI